The genomic DNA CGTGCTCGTGAACAACGCGGGCCTTGGGCACCGCGGGACGCTCGAACAGCTCACCTTGGCCGAGATGGCCTCGTCGATGGACGTCAACTTCTGGGGCGTAGCGCGGATGACACAGGCCGTGCTGCCGGGGATGCGCGCGGCGCGGCGGGGAAGGATCGTGACCGTGACGAGCATGAACGGCCTCATCGCGATGCCGTTCAGCGACGCCTACAACGCCGCCAAGTTCGCGGTCGAAGGCCTGATGGAAGGCCTCGCCCCCGTGATGGCGGCGTTCGGCGTGCACGTCTCGGTCGTCGAGCCGGGCCCCGTGCACACGTCCTTCTTCTCGAACATGACTGGCAAAGTCGGCGCGAGCGGCCAGGAAGACCCGTACGCCGCGATGATGGGCCGCTACAACGACGCCCTCGCGGCCGCGATGAAAGGCGGCGGAGAGAAGCCCGAGGGTGTAGCCGCGGTCATCCTGGAAGCCGTCACGAGCGACGCGC from Melittangium boletus DSM 14713 includes the following:
- a CDS encoding SDR family oxidoreductase; the encoded protein is MNQVAIVTGTSSGIGLATALALAKAGQVVIATVRDERGEASVLEQAALAGVRLDVRRLDVTQDASVAAMVSGVLADHGRIDVLVNNAGLGHRGTLEQLTLAEMASSMDVNFWGVARMTQAVLPGMRAARRGRIVTVTSMNGLIAMPFSDAYNAAKFAVEGLMEGLAPVMAAFGVHVSVVEPGPVHTSFFSNMTGKVGASGQEDPYAAMMGRYNDALAAAMKGGGEKPEGVAAVILEAVTSDAPRFRYQSSPVASAMAARKINDVTGQSIVQATRALIG